In Aquimarina spinulae, a single window of DNA contains:
- a CDS encoding serine hydrolase, with protein MIKKIITLLILFQIILSGCFTQNETISDGVKENVKSRVKNGTNTGIVIGVITSKGITYYSYGVKSLKTNEPVNENSVFEIGSISKTFTGVLLADMVIKGELNLDDPLQKFLPNGITAPTYDGKSIKLSQMSNHTSSLPGMPGNFAPVNSANPYVDYTEKQLYTFLDNYQITRDIGSTYEYSNYSQGLLGHVLANKRQMSYEELMTEIIANPLQLENTRITFTHKMKENLAIGHNSIGEEVENWDIPTLAGAGAIRSTAADMINYLAANMGLIKSDLYPAMQLSHRKTTNIRSDLKVGLGWHILLRDKLEIVFHTGATGGYRAFAGFIKDGDKGVIVLTNSKDNVNIDDIGIHLLDSTSALKKTSITVPLKKSIENEGIEVATITYWKLKKNKSDNYDFGENQLNSLGYYYLGNREIEKAITVFKLNTEVFPTSSNVYNSYGEALMKNNEKEEAIINYKKSAVLNPSNTNSLMMLKKLGVDTENLLQKNDN; from the coding sequence ATGATAAAAAAAATTATTACACTATTAATTCTATTTCAAATTATATTATCTGGATGTTTCACTCAGAACGAGACTATTTCAGATGGGGTTAAAGAAAACGTTAAATCGCGTGTAAAAAACGGCACTAATACTGGAATAGTTATAGGAGTAATTACTTCTAAAGGAATAACCTATTATAGTTATGGTGTGAAGTCCTTAAAAACCAATGAGCCCGTAAATGAAAACTCAGTTTTTGAAATTGGCTCTATTTCAAAAACTTTTACAGGAGTTTTATTAGCAGACATGGTAATTAAAGGTGAGTTAAATTTGGACGACCCTTTACAAAAGTTTTTACCAAATGGAATAACGGCGCCAACATACGATGGGAAATCAATCAAACTATCCCAAATGTCTAATCATACTTCTTCGCTTCCAGGAATGCCAGGTAACTTTGCCCCGGTAAATTCAGCAAATCCGTATGTCGATTATACCGAAAAGCAACTATATACTTTTTTAGATAACTATCAAATTACCAGAGATATTGGTTCTACATATGAATACTCTAATTACTCTCAAGGTTTATTGGGGCATGTATTGGCTAATAAAAGACAAATGAGCTATGAAGAATTAATGACAGAAATCATAGCTAATCCTTTACAACTAGAAAATACACGTATTACCTTTACACATAAAATGAAAGAAAACTTGGCTATTGGACATAATAGTATTGGTGAGGAAGTGGAAAATTGGGACATCCCAACTTTAGCTGGTGCGGGGGCTATTCGTTCTACAGCTGCAGATATGATCAATTATTTAGCAGCCAATATGGGGTTAATAAAGAGTGACTTGTACCCTGCAATGCAATTGTCACATAGAAAAACAACAAATATACGTAGTGATCTCAAGGTGGGTCTAGGGTGGCATATTCTGTTGCGTGATAAGCTAGAAATCGTATTTCATACTGGAGCCACAGGAGGTTATAGAGCATTTGCAGGCTTCATTAAAGATGGAGATAAAGGAGTGATTGTACTCACAAATTCAAAAGATAATGTAAATATTGATGATATCGGAATCCATTTATTAGACTCTACATCAGCCTTAAAAAAAACTTCTATTACTGTACCTCTCAAAAAAAGTATAGAAAATGAAGGAATTGAAGTAGCTACAATAACGTATTGGAAACTAAAGAAAAATAAAAGCGATAATTATGATTTTGGAGAGAATCAATTAAATTCTTTAGGGTATTATTATTTAGGAAATAGAGAAATTGAAAAAGCTATTACAGTGTTCAAATTAAATACAGAAGTATTTCCTACTTCTTCGAATGTTTATAATAGTTATGGTGAAGCATTGATGAAGAACAATGAAAAAGAAGAAGCTATTATTAACTATAAAAAATCAGCAGTACTTAATCCCAGTAATACGAATAGCCTAATGATGCTTAAAAAATTAGGAGTAGATACCGAAAATCTACTCCAAAAAAATGACAATTAA